The DNA sequence AGCCATTTTATTGGACCGCAACTGCCGAGGATATTATCGCAAAGGTCGCACACCTATGTGCTAAACTTCGCTGACAACACACTAGGGCTGCGCTTCAGTCGCGCTGCGACTTACGCTGACCCTAGGCTAGTATGAGTTCGCACCTTTGGTGCTCATCTTCAAGGACTGATGGTAGTCCGGCTTGATCGCGATTGATTCTTTTGAATGTCCGTTGGCCCAAGGCCGGGCTTTACGTTTTCTTGGCCACAAAGATCATCTGCCAGCCGAACATGCCGGGGAACGCTTTGGTGGCGGCGCGATCAATGGCGGAAGCCAGGCCGGAAGGCATGAGTTTGCGCAAGGGGCCGATGGGGGCGTTGCCTTCCGCAAAGGCCTCCACAATAGTGAAGCCGTGGCTGCGCAGCAGGTCTTGGGCGGACTTAAAGGTGTACCACTTGAAGTGGGTGTTGTCCATGATGCCGCCCGATTCGTATTCAAACTCGCCCAGCAGCATTTTTAGCCGATTGCGGTGGATGAGTAAGTTGGGCAGGGCGACCACGAATACGCCGTCGTCCGTCAATACGCGCCGGATGTCGGCCAGGAGTTTTTCGGGAAAGCAAATGTGCTCCAGAACGTGGGAGGCCAGAATCGCATCGTAGCCTGCGGTAACTTCGGCGGGGAGCCCGGATTCGAGGTTGTGAATGTAAACCGCGTTGAGGCATTTCCGGGCAATGGCCGCTTCGCTCTCAGAAAGGGTGAGCCCATCGACTTGGGCCCCGGTTTGAGCAAGGGCGCGTCCGTTGTCGCCAGCACCGCAGCCGACATCCAATACGCGCTTGGCGCTTGGCGGAATGCAGCCTATCACGCCGGGGTTGCCTGAGTTTTGGTAAACCTTGTCGTTTACTGGATCGTTTTTGATGCCCTCGGCTTTCATCGGGTCGGTCAACTTGGGTCCAGGCGTTGACTCGTTGCGCGCAGCTTAGCGTGCGAGGTCGTTGAGCTTGAGGACCTTGATGCCGCTGGAGGTGAGAATGTCGGTGGCCATATCGTTGTCTTCCAGGTGGAGGACGAGACCGCACTTGCCGTTGGGGCGCATGAGCATCGGGTAAGTGTAGTGGATGTTGATCTCGGTCTGAGTCAATGCGCAGGTGACGTTGCGAATGTCATCCTCGGAATTGAACTCGACGACCATAACCTCGTTGAGCGAGTAGGCAAAGGCATGCTGCTCGAAGAGGTCTTTGGCGCTTTCCCAGTAGTCGGGGATCAGGCGGATAATGGCACTGTCCGTCGTGTCGACCGTGCAGATCGACAAGATGTGAATGTCGTGCTGGGCCAAAAGGCCGATGATGTCATTAAGACGACCGACTTTGTTGTCCGCAAAAATGGAGAATTGCCGGATGTAATCATCGCCCGGGCTGCGCAGTATTTCCGCACTCATAAGTGGGTTATATAAAGCGTCTTACGTATGTAAGACAATCTCTATTTTGGAGTGAGCAAATTTTGGAGTGAGCAAATTAAAGAGAGCAAATTAAAGTGTCGATTTGTTAGGGGAGGGGGAGAAGCTTGGGTTTGCGCCTATTGCAAAATCACTTCACCCAACTCTTTAATCTTTAATTTGCTCACTTTAACACTCCTAACGCGCCAGCGTTAGGTCCACCATCAGGTCGTGGGCAATGGATTCCAGCTCGGCCTGGATGGCTTGCTGGGCGTCGTCGCCGCCGCCGCTGAGGCGCATCTTGGCCCGGAAAAGCGGAGCGCCGGAGTCGGGCGCGGCTTCGGTGGAGGTCGTGAGCTCCTCGATGTTGACCCCGGCTGCGGCCAAGGCACGGGAAATCTTTTGGACAATGCCGGGCTGATCGCCGCCGAGCAGGTCGAGGCTGAAGCAGGGACCACTGGGCGCGGTGGACTTTTCTTCCACGTGCATGGTCAGCTCGAGGTCGGGGATTTCGCGCAGGGCGTCGCAAAGGGCGGCGGCCTGGTCATTGGCGACATGGACTTCCAGCAGGCCGACGAATCGCTGGGCTAGGTGGGCCATGCGGCTCTGTTCCCAGTTGCCG is a window from the Cerasicoccus sp. TK19100 genome containing:
- a CDS encoding glycine cleavage system protein R, which gives rise to MSHSSLILTLSGRDQPGLVERMARVIAENGGNWEQSRMAHLAQRFVGLLEVHVANDQAAALCDALREIPDLELTMHVEEKSTAPSGPCFSLDLLGGDQPGIVQKISRALAAAGVNIEELTTSTEAAPDSGAPLFRAKMRLSGGGDDAQQAIQAELESIAHDLMVDLTLAR
- a CDS encoding class I SAM-dependent methyltransferase, which encodes MKAEGIKNDPVNDKVYQNSGNPGVIGCIPPSAKRVLDVGCGAGDNGRALAQTGAQVDGLTLSESEAAIARKCLNAVYIHNLESGLPAEVTAGYDAILASHVLEHICFPEKLLADIRRVLTDDGVFVVALPNLLIHRNRLKMLLGEFEYESGGIMDNTHFKWYTFKSAQDLLRSHGFTIVEAFAEGNAPIGPLRKLMPSGLASAIDRAATKAFPGMFGWQMIFVAKKT
- a CDS encoding acetolactate synthase, whose protein sequence is MSAEILRSPGDDYIRQFSIFADNKVGRLNDIIGLLAQHDIHILSICTVDTTDSAIIRLIPDYWESAKDLFEQHAFAYSLNEVMVVEFNSEDDIRNVTCALTQTEINIHYTYPMLMRPNGKCGLVLHLEDNDMATDILTSSGIKVLKLNDLAR